A portion of the Lolium rigidum isolate FL_2022 chromosome 1, APGP_CSIRO_Lrig_0.1, whole genome shotgun sequence genome contains these proteins:
- the LOC124655037 gene encoding ubiquitin thioesterase otubain-like, with the protein MGCKLSRAGEGPGRDEAAAAAAGTSSDCGDAATRRSALLTPSTSPPPAPTPSSPSPPPAPTPSSTSPPPAPTPSSTSPPAAPTPSSPTASSPSPSKSSPSPPQSPSPTPSSLLSADESSTSTPSSTSSTDEEDLWEEEFLHSIEITHPQEDERGEEQEVDPFLESLGTTHLTSTRSQMITENDDSGGVSNSRSKLGHKELVLTLDNYDNDIITEKIMLLSKKYGFFRRVPGDGSCFYRAFIFNYLENTVEIKDDDNRKKEAARLRQRVETYMLACYRYDEDLLPAFCGFESVVSLIEQGLAAGELYHMEMTEHVTSQILPLLRSLTEIEIRMSKDYYHAFLPGDYESVSELCIWEVRAEDGEANHMQIRALVDALGIPLILENLDGSSPVRLNPHHIYPSQESKAEELEQSIDCDDTTTPMAHVEREGSRNLSPAERRRFVTLLYRPGHYDIIYPK; encoded by the exons ATGGGGTGTAAGCTGTCAAGGGCCGGGGAGGGCCCGGGACGTGACGAGGCCGCAGCCGCGGCCGCTGGAACCTCCAGCGATTGCGGAGACGCAGCTACACGGCGGTCGGCGTTGCTGACGCCGTCGACTTCACCTCCCCCAGCGCCGACGCCTTCGTCGCCTTCGCCTCCCCCAGCGCCGACGCCTTCGTCGACTTCGCCTCCCCCAGCGCCGACGCCTTCGTCGACTTCGCCTCCCGCAGCGCCGACGCCTTCGTCGCCGACGGCttcgtcgccctcgccgtcgaaatcttcgccttcgcctccgcaGTCCCCGAGTCCGACGCCTTCGTCGCTATTATCTGCTGATGAG tCCTCAACATCGACGCCTTCGTCGACATCGTCTACTGATGAG GAAGACCTGTGGGAAGAGGAGTTCCTACACTCTATTGAAATCACGCACCCTCAG GAAGACGAACGGGGGGAGGAGCAGGAAGTTGATCCATTTCTGGAGTCTCTTGGCACCACTCATCTGACTAGCACACGCTCTCAA ATGATCACCGAGAATGATGACAGTGGAGGGGTTTCCAACAGTAGATCCAAGCTTGGTCATAAG GAACTTGTTCTGACTTTGGACAATTATGATAATGACATCATCACTGAAAAGATCATG CTACTCAGTAAAAAGTATGGTTTCTTTAGACGAGTCCCTGGAGATGGCAGCTGTTTTTACAGAGCTTTCATTTTCAATTACTTG GAGAATACTGTAGAAATAAAGGATGATGACAATCGCAAGAAAGAAGCTGCCCGCCTCAGACAGCGTGTTGAAACATACATGCTAGCTTGTTATCGTTACGACGAAGACTTACTGCCTGCTTTTTGT ggatttgaatctGTGGTTAGCTTAATTGAACAGGG CCTTGCTGCCGGAGAACTATATCACATGGAGATGACTGAACATGTCACATCACAAA TATTGCCCCTCCTCAGGTCGCTGACTGAGATTGAGATACGCATGAGCAAAGACTACTACCATGCTTTTCTTCCAGGAGACTATGAATCAGTTTCTGAG CTTTGCATATGGGAAGTGCGTGCTGAGGACGGCGAAGCCAACCATATGCAGATCAGAGCGcttgtagatgcactaggcatccCTCTTATCCTGGAAAATCTTGATGGAAGCTCGCCTGTAAGGCTTAATCCGCATCACATCTACCCTAGTCAAGAATCTAAAGCAGAAGAATTGGAGCAGTCAATTGATTGTGATGATACCACAACACCCATGGCCCATGTTGAGCGTGAGGGGTCTAGAAACTTGTCGCCGGCAGAAAGAAGGAGGTTCGTGACCTTATTATATAGGCCTGGGCACTATGATATCATTTATCCGAAATAG